A window of Sulfurimonas gotlandica GD1 contains these coding sequences:
- a CDS encoding HupE/UreJ family protein: MKIFFLLIASLFFSAVAYAHGISEADKQAMIDGGNLRYIWLGATHMLSGYDHLLFLFGVVFFLTTTKDIIKFVTIFTIGHSITLIFATFMGINANYYLIDAVIAISVIYKAFDNNKGFGNYLGVKSPNLLVMVLLFGLIHGFGLSTRLQQLPLGEQNWDMLLRIISFNVGVELGQIIALIFMLVVLTQWRKRKSFLRLSKVTNHALMFAGFMLLLMQLHGYLHTTNEEEFGFNKDAHQHIHMDMEAKQKEYIYDSL; encoded by the coding sequence TTCTACTTATTGCATCTCTGTTTTTTAGTGCTGTTGCTTATGCACATGGCATCTCAGAAGCAGATAAGCAGGCGATGATAGATGGCGGAAACCTTCGCTACATCTGGCTTGGCGCCACACATATGTTGAGTGGATATGATCACTTGCTATTTCTATTTGGAGTTGTCTTTTTTCTGACAACTACAAAGGATATTATTAAGTTTGTGACCATATTTACAATCGGACACAGTATTACGCTAATATTTGCTACCTTTATGGGTATTAATGCAAATTACTATCTTATAGATGCAGTTATTGCGATTAGTGTTATTTATAAAGCATTTGACAACAACAAAGGCTTTGGAAACTATCTTGGGGTTAAGTCTCCAAACTTACTGGTTATGGTTCTTTTATTTGGACTTATACATGGTTTTGGACTATCGACAAGACTGCAACAGTTGCCATTAGGTGAGCAAAACTGGGATATGTTACTAAGAATTATCTCATTTAACGTAGGTGTTGAGCTGGGACAGATTATTGCTCTGATCTTTATGCTGGTAGTACTTACACAGTGGAGAAAGAGAAAATCTTTCCTTAGACTTAGTAAAGTTACAAACCATGCTCTAATGTTTGCAGGTTTTATGCTTTTACTTATGCAACTACACGGTTACCTTCATACAACAAATGAAGAGGAATTTGGATTTAACAAGGATGCTCACCAGCATATTCATATGGATATGGAAGCTAAACAAAAAGAGTATATTTACGACTCACTATAA
- a CDS encoding DUF6488 family protein has product MKRLIKTALVTAFVASTSLFAGSGHSHGEHGHSHAHEQAAVSEADIKDIAKQKVNTLVKQKKIAKSWVNSPVDKMELAKVNYKKDWVVSFKNTKIAKENRQTLYVFVNRNGMVKGANYTGK; this is encoded by the coding sequence ATGAAAAGATTAATAAAAACAGCATTAGTTACAGCATTTGTAGCATCTACATCACTATTTGCAGGTTCAGGACACTCACATGGCGAGCATGGACATTCTCACGCACATGAGCAAGCAGCAGTTAGTGAAGCTGATATAAAAGATATTGCAAAACAAAAAGTAAACACTCTGGTAAAACAAAAAAAAATAGCTAAAAGTTGGGTAAATAGTCCTGTAGATAAGATGGAACTGGCTAAAGTCAACTACAAAAAAGATTGGGTAGTTAGTTTTAAAAACACTAAGATAGCAAAGGAAAATAGACAGACACTATATGTGTTTGTAAATAGAAATGGTATGGTAAAAGGTGCTAACTACACAGGTAAATAA
- a CDS encoding YaeQ family protein: MAANATIYKASLNIANMDCHYYGEHNLTLAQHPSENDFRLMIRLVAFALNADEHLVFCKGIAQDDEPDLWKKALDGEIKLWIDLGQPDEKRIKKACGRSEKVIIYTYQEGSASAWWKQSQKLLNRFKNLSVVYLNIDGDIEMLTKRAMTLSCNMSDEELTVLDDENSVIITQERWKEA, translated from the coding sequence ATGGCTGCAAATGCAACTATCTACAAAGCCTCACTTAATATCGCTAATATGGATTGTCATTACTACGGTGAGCACAACCTTACTCTAGCTCAACATCCTTCTGAAAATGATTTTCGTTTGATGATTCGCTTGGTAGCTTTTGCTCTTAATGCTGATGAACATTTGGTTTTTTGTAAAGGAATTGCTCAAGATGATGAACCTGATTTGTGGAAAAAGGCTTTAGATGGAGAGATTAAACTCTGGATTGATTTAGGTCAGCCTGATGAGAAACGGATTAAAAAAGCTTGTGGTCGTTCTGAGAAAGTAATCATCTATACTTATCAGGAAGGAAGTGCATCTGCATGGTGGAAACAGTCTCAGAAACTTCTAAATCGTTTTAAAAACCTCTCTGTAGTTTATCTAAACATTGATGGTGACATAGAGATGTTAACAAAAAGAGCAATGACTCTCTCATGCAATATGAGTGATGAAGAACTTACTGTTCTTGACGATGAAAACAGTGTAATAATTACACAAGAGAGATGGAAAGAGGCATAG
- a CDS encoding PAS domain S-box protein yields the protein MKKTITFLANLGFWPFVIGFTVLAIIFSEIMAIIQSYWLTGEFFDTNLLTISFITPAIVGFIIFVLMAYLISHLKNLEDSKDEILFLQKETKDKLHIEKERARQYLDITGTMIVALDRDANVVLANKETCKALGYKSENDLLGKNWFKESLPDSVYETVKELFQDIIGGNIMPYKTYENELLFIDGKSRLIEWNNEHIKDINGNIIGVLSSGRDITESRKDEEKLKKSESYQRALLDSFPFLVWLKDTQSNFLAVNKSFAKAAGLDDSSKLIGKNDLDFFPKDLADAYRADDKAVMGTLKKKELEELIEYDGERKWFETYKAPILNKEGHLFGTVGFARDTTEYKQNKDRLKLSASVFTYSHEGIVITDVDNNIVDVNEAFMSITGYSKVEVLGKNPKIFQSGRNDDDFYKKMWKCLMQDGSWQGELWNKNKAGEEYAEHLTISAVYDDNQKVQNYVAIFTDITEQKAQQERLEHMAHYDMLTNLPNRVLFSDRMHQAIAQTARREQKIAVAYIDLDGFKEVNDRYGHDVGDKLLILLAERMSNLLREGDSISRVGGDEFVALLIDISDKESVISFLKRLLEVTSQAVEIDDLSLNVSASIGVTFYPQKELLDVDQIIRQADQAMYRAKLSGKNCYNIFDLQDYFIDA from the coding sequence ATGAAAAAAACAATCACTTTTTTAGCAAACCTTGGCTTCTGGCCGTTTGTAATCGGATTTACTGTTTTAGCTATTATTTTTTCAGAAATAATGGCGATTATTCAAAGTTATTGGCTGACGGGTGAGTTTTTTGATACAAATCTTTTAACGATAAGTTTTATAACTCCTGCGATTGTTGGATTTATTATTTTCGTTTTGATGGCTTATTTAATATCCCATCTTAAGAATTTAGAAGATTCAAAAGATGAAATTCTATTTCTTCAAAAAGAGACTAAGGATAAACTTCACATTGAAAAAGAACGTGCACGTCAGTACCTTGATATTACCGGGACAATGATTGTAGCACTAGATAGAGATGCTAATGTTGTTTTAGCAAACAAAGAAACATGTAAAGCGCTTGGATATAAATCAGAAAATGATTTACTAGGGAAAAACTGGTTTAAGGAATCTCTACCGGATTCAGTATATGAAACAGTTAAGGAACTTTTTCAAGATATTATTGGTGGAAACATCATGCCTTATAAAACATACGAAAATGAACTTCTTTTTATTGATGGAAAAAGCAGGCTAATAGAGTGGAATAATGAGCATATCAAAGACATAAATGGAAATATAATAGGTGTACTCTCTTCAGGAAGGGATATCACAGAGTCTAGAAAAGATGAAGAGAAACTTAAAAAAAGTGAAAGTTATCAACGCGCACTCTTGGATAGCTTCCCTTTTCTTGTCTGGTTAAAAGATACTCAGAGTAATTTTTTAGCTGTAAACAAATCTTTCGCCAAAGCAGCCGGACTTGATGACTCATCAAAGCTTATCGGTAAAAATGATCTAGATTTTTTCCCAAAAGATTTGGCAGATGCTTATCGTGCTGATGATAAAGCAGTTATGGGTACATTGAAAAAGAAAGAGCTAGAGGAACTCATCGAATATGATGGTGAGAGAAAATGGTTTGAAACATATAAAGCTCCTATTTTGAATAAAGAGGGACATCTCTTTGGCACGGTAGGCTTTGCACGAGATACTACTGAATATAAGCAGAACAAAGACAGACTGAAACTATCCGCAAGTGTATTTACATACTCACATGAAGGAATTGTTATCACAGATGTTGATAATAATATCGTTGATGTAAATGAAGCATTTATGTCAATAACAGGATACTCTAAAGTTGAAGTGCTTGGTAAGAATCCAAAAATCTTTCAATCCGGGCGTAATGATGATGACTTCTATAAAAAAATGTGGAAGTGCCTTATGCAAGATGGTTCTTGGCAAGGTGAATTGTGGAATAAAAATAAAGCCGGAGAAGAGTATGCTGAGCACTTGACGATTAGTGCTGTTTATGATGATAATCAAAAAGTTCAAAACTATGTTGCCATTTTTACGGATATTACAGAGCAAAAAGCTCAGCAGGAACGACTCGAACATATGGCTCATTATGATATGTTAACAAATCTGCCAAACCGTGTTTTATTTTCTGACAGAATGCATCAAGCGATAGCACAAACTGCTAGAAGAGAACAAAAAATAGCTGTTGCATATATCGACCTTGATGGCTTTAAAGAGGTAAATGATAGATATGGACATGATGTTGGAGACAAACTACTTATACTCTTAGCGGAGCGTATGAGTAATCTGCTTCGTGAAGGTGATAGCATCTCTCGTGTCGGTGGAGATGAGTTTGTTGCTCTTTTGATTGATATTTCAGATAAAGAATCTGTTATATCCTTTTTGAAACGTCTGCTTGAAGTCACATCACAAGCAGTTGAGATTGATGATTTATCTCTGAATGTTTCAGCGAGTATAGGAGTTACATTTTACCCACAAAAAGAACTCTTAGATGTTGACCAAATCATAAGACAAGCGGACCAGGCTATGTACAGAGCAAAGCTCTCTGGTAAAAATTGCTATAATATTTTTGATTTACAAGATTATTTTATAGATGCGTAA
- a CDS encoding GAF domain-containing sensor histidine kinase, translated as MQYPKFVSNSNFYHMDNSKSDLQQLVAIAENLKAVHLLTAKHYDSFEQLIADYLKSGIEIFQMQTGIVSHISEDKKYTVKDVVTDLEVIHPGDEYELEGTYCREVYQTGETIGFPRVADIKELKDHPVYVNLKLEAYLSAPIFVNDELYGTLNFTSLIPREHGFSEHENDLISMMAASIGNFILLQEKEEKLKKKNIRISELIGYVSHDLRNPLGSINGLSKIALSRELSQEKIKSFFESIENTSARGLELVNTILNQAALSSGKITLEKSNFNLLNFINDILDAFSLLIKERKLNIVLEIDSDLIVYSDKARISQVFHNLLINAFKYSASDSEIKVNCYKEDSHIRCYISNIKSSDGVDSLDDGIYKSIGYGLHIVEDILQLHGTELKISQDEKNYSVSFDLEPS; from the coding sequence ATGCAATATCCAAAGTTTGTAAGTAATAGTAACTTTTACCATATGGACAATTCTAAGAGTGATTTGCAACAGCTAGTGGCTATAGCTGAGAACTTAAAAGCTGTGCATCTCCTTACCGCAAAACATTATGATAGTTTTGAACAGCTCATAGCTGACTATCTAAAAAGCGGCATCGAGATATTTCAGATGCAAACAGGAATAGTAAGCCATATCTCTGAAGATAAAAAATATACTGTCAAAGATGTTGTAACTGATCTTGAGGTTATACACCCAGGTGATGAGTATGAACTTGAAGGTACTTACTGTCGTGAAGTTTATCAAACAGGTGAGACTATTGGTTTTCCTCGTGTGGCAGATATAAAAGAGTTAAAAGATCATCCTGTATATGTAAATCTAAAGCTTGAGGCATATCTCTCGGCTCCAATATTTGTAAATGATGAACTATATGGAACTTTGAATTTTACATCTTTGATTCCTAGAGAACACGGCTTTTCAGAACATGAAAATGATCTTATATCTATGATGGCTGCATCTATCGGTAACTTCATACTTTTACAAGAAAAAGAAGAGAAACTAAAGAAGAAAAATATACGCATTAGTGAGCTTATAGGTTATGTTTCTCATGACTTGAGAAATCCTCTTGGAAGTATCAATGGGCTCTCAAAGATTGCATTATCAAGAGAGTTAAGTCAAGAAAAAATAAAATCTTTTTTTGAGAGTATTGAGAATACGAGTGCTAGAGGCTTAGAACTTGTAAACACTATTTTAAATCAGGCCGCTTTGAGTTCCGGAAAAATAACTCTTGAGAAAAGTAACTTTAACCTTTTGAATTTTATCAATGATATTTTAGATGCTTTTTCTCTGTTGATTAAAGAGAGGAAATTAAACATTGTTTTAGAGATAGATAGCGACTTAATAGTTTACTCCGATAAAGCAAGAATATCTCAAGTCTTTCATAACTTACTAATTAATGCCTTTAAATACTCTGCATCTGACAGTGAGATAAAAGTCAATTGTTATAAAGAAGATAGCCATATCAGATGCTATATTTCAAACATCAAAAGCAGTGATGGAGTCGATAGTTTGGATGATGGTATTTATAAATCTATAGGATATGGACTACATATTGTAGAAGATATTTTACAGCTTCATGGCACAGAGTTAAAAATAAGTCAAGATGAGAAAAATTATAGTGTATCTTTTGATTTAGAACCTTCTTAA